In the Streptomyces sp. 840.1 genome, one interval contains:
- a CDS encoding DNA polymerase thumb domain-containing protein, giving the protein MNERPGTDERPEAEERPGVGERPGILCLRFRRVGGGPLDGGGYAGLLDLLGSFTPLVEAAPPDGALADVRGALRYFGRDAAGLAAVVRVRALALHGVDCAIGAAENPMLARMAARRAAPGTTFVVPVGGAAAFLADRPAAALDGVGAATVRTLCGYGLDSVGRIAAAPLGTLQRITGVRTGRELWERARGIDRTAVVPNAAARSVAAERTFPRDELGRERQRRALMSLTEELGARMRGEGQVCRSLAVSVRYADRTGYSTLTRSRTLREPTAHSAELTALAYRIHDSFALQRARVRGIALRAEGLGDAGRAAHQLTFDPVDERARRIEAVADRLRARFGPQAVMPGRLAA; this is encoded by the coding sequence ATGAACGAGCGGCCGGGGACGGACGAGCGGCCGGAGGCGGAGGAGCGGCCCGGGGTGGGCGAGCGGCCCGGGATCCTCTGTCTGCGGTTCCGGCGGGTCGGCGGCGGGCCCTTGGACGGGGGCGGTTACGCGGGACTGCTGGACCTGCTCGGTTCGTTCACCCCGCTCGTGGAGGCGGCGCCGCCCGATGGGGCGCTCGCCGATGTGCGGGGCGCGCTGCGCTACTTCGGCCGGGACGCGGCCGGGCTGGCCGCGGTCGTCCGGGTCCGCGCGCTGGCCCTGCACGGCGTGGACTGCGCGATCGGGGCCGCCGAGAACCCGATGCTGGCGCGGATGGCGGCGCGGCGGGCGGCGCCCGGGACGACCTTCGTGGTGCCCGTCGGCGGGGCCGCCGCCTTCCTCGCGGACCGGCCGGCCGCCGCGCTGGACGGCGTCGGGGCGGCGACGGTCCGCACCCTGTGCGGGTACGGGCTCGACTCCGTCGGCCGGATCGCGGCCGCCCCGCTCGGCACCCTCCAGCGGATCACCGGGGTGCGGACCGGGCGCGAGCTGTGGGAGCGGGCCCGGGGCATCGACCGTACGGCGGTGGTACCGAACGCCGCCGCCCGGTCGGTCGCCGCCGAACGCACCTTCCCGCGCGACGAGCTGGGCCGGGAGCGGCAGCGGCGCGCGCTCATGTCGCTCACCGAGGAGCTGGGGGCGAGGATGCGCGGTGAGGGACAGGTGTGCCGCTCGCTCGCGGTCTCCGTGCGCTATGCCGACCGGACCGGCTACTCGACGCTGACCCGCAGCCGTACGCTCCGCGAGCCCACCGCGCACTCCGCGGAGCTCACCGCGCTCGCCTACCGCATCCACGACTCGTTCGCCCTGCAGCGCGCCCGGGTGCGGGGGATCGCCCTGCGCGCCGAGGGGCTCGGGGACGCGGGGCGGGCCGCGCACCAGCTGACCTTCGATCCGGTGGACGAGCGGGCCCGGCGGATCGAGGCGGTGGCGGACCGGCTGCGGGCCAGGTTCGGGCCGCAGGCCGTGATGCCGGGGCGGCTCGCAGCCTGA